One window of the Syngnathoides biaculeatus isolate LvHL_M chromosome 11, ASM1980259v1, whole genome shotgun sequence genome contains the following:
- the gpc2 gene encoding glypican-2, with protein sequence MASRLPSAKYPLLGWLCTVAVLSGSRSSVALAGRSCADTRQVYAEKGYSTSTAPVTQISGEHLRLCPQDYTCCSSQMEETLALQSERDFLKSVEDHSQFLFTTFTQRQRRFDEFFRELIDLSEKSMNQMFTKTYGRLFTQNSRVFQELFVELRRYYSGGSVSLTEVLSDFWSTLVERVFTLVNPQYHFSDDYLECVSKHAEQLQPFGDVPRKLRVQVSRAFIAARALSQGLAVGRDIVNKATKMTPASECVRGLMRQWYCPLCRGMPSLRPCRAFCLNVMKGCLANQADLDTEWDYFIDALYQVAEKLEGPFNMELAADSISVKVSEAIMHMQENSVSISTKVFQGCGNPRPAHARSKRSLRESGGNRRPFRTYTPEEKPTTAAGTNLDRLVTELKERLRPMGSFWVSLPHTICNDEKMAADVTNEDRCWNGQTRGRYLPEVSGDGLASQLNNPEVEVDIGRPDVKTRQLIMELRVATNKLRHAQSGQDTDFMDSEEGSASGGGDASERYNDDWPGYGPQSPPYREPPRKPSSDPAKPTRVRERNGPKGNRNHGGRVPSATSRLAASPLHLLLPAFWLIAAPWWR encoded by the exons ATGGCTAGCCGGCTCCCATCAGCAAAGTACCCGCTCCTGGGCTGGCTTTGCACGGTCGCCGTCCTGTCGGGGTCCCGGAGCTCCGTGGCTCTCGCCGGGAGGAGCTGCGCCGACACCCGCCAGGTGTACGCGGAGAAGGGCTACAGCACAAGCACCGCGCCGGTGACTCAAATCTCCG GCGAGCACTTGAGGCTCTGTCCTCAGGATTACACCTGCTGCTCCAGTCAGATGGAGGAAACGCTGGCACTTCAGAGCGAGAGGGACTTCCTGAAATCCGTGGAGGACCACAGCCAGTTCCTGTTCACCACGTTCACCCAGAGGCAGCGGCGCTTTGACG AGTTCTTCAGGGAGCTGATCGACTTGTCCGAGAAGTCCATGAACCAGATGTTCACCAAGACCTACGGACGTCTCTTCACGCAGAACTCGCGCGTCTTCCAGGAGCTGTTTGTGGAGCTGCGCCGATATTATTCAG GGGGGAGCGTAAGTCTGACAGAGGTTCTGTCGGACTTTTGGTCCACGCTGGTGGAGCGGGTCTTCACGCTGGTCAACCCTCAGTATCACTTTAGCGACGACTACCTGGAGTGCGTCAGCAAGCACGCCGAACAGCTGCAGCCGTTTGGAGACGTGCCGCGGAAACTGCGCGTGCAG gTGTCCAGGGCATTCATTGCGGCAAGGGCGCTGTCTCAGGGCTTGGCCGTTGGTCGAGATATCGTCAACAAAGCCACCAAG ATGACTCCGGCGTCCGAGTGCGTGCGTGGCCTGATGCGCCAGTGGTACTGCCCGCTGTGTCGAGGGATGCCCTCCCTGCGCCCGTGCCGTGCCTTCTGCTTGAACGTGATGAAAGGCTGCTTGGCCAATCAGGCGGACCTGGACACCGAGTGGGACTATTTCATCG ATGCGCTCTACCAGGTGGCGGAGAAACTGGAGGGGCCGTTCAACATGGAGCTGGCGGCGGACTCAATTTCGGTCAAAGTGTCCGAAGCCATCATGCACATGCAAGAAAACAGCGTCAGCATCTCCACCAAG GTGTTCCAGGGTTGCGGAAACCCAAGACCTGCTCACGCACGCTCCAAGCGCTCACTCAGAGAGTCGGGGGGTAACAGGAGGCCTTTCCGCACTTACACGCCCGAGGAAAAACCCACCACGGCCGCAGGCACCAACCTGGATCGACTG GTTACGGAACTGAAAGAGCGCCTTCGCCCCATGGGGAGCTTCTGGGTGTCCCTCCCACACACCATCTGCAACGACGAAAAGATGGCCGCCGACGTCACTAATGAGGACCGCTGCTGGAACGGGCAGACCAGGGGGAG ATATCTTCCGGAGGTGAGCGGCGACGGGCTGGCGAGCCAGCTCAACAACCCCGAGGTGGAAGTGGACATCGGGCGGCCCGACGTGAAGACCAGACAGCTGATCATGGAGCTGAGGGTGGCCACCAACAAACTGAGACACGCGCAGAGTGGGCAGGACACGGACTTCATGGACA GTGAGGAAGGCAGCGCTTCAGGGGGCGGCGACGCCAGCGAGCGCTACAACGACGACTGGCCCGGATACGGACCCCAGTCCCCTCCTTACAGGGAGCCCCCTCGCAAGCCCTCGTCCGACCCCGCCAAGCCCACTCGGGTCCGAGAGAGAAACGGGCCCAAAGGGAACCGGAACCACGGCGGCAGAGTCCCATCTGCAACAAGTCGGCTCGCCGCCTCCCCGCTTCATTTGCTATTGCCAGCTTTTTGGCTGATTGCCGCCCCCTGGTGGAGATAG